AGTATGCCTATCATGCCATAGGACAGTATTTCTACGAACAGGCTATTTATGATAGCGCTGAATTGTATTTGGAACATTATATCCGCACAGTTCCAAATGATTTGGTGAAAGAAAAGTCCGTTAAGGCCATCATCAAAGATTGTCGTTTCGCACAAATGGCCATTGCCAATCCATTTGACTATAATATCAAGGAGCTTGTCGCTCATGCTAATTCATTTCAGCTTCAATACTTTCCTGCCCTTTCGGTTGATAAGCAAGAGCTCTACTTCACTCGACGAGTAGGTATGAATAATTATGATGATGAAGATATTTATTACTGTGTTTATGATTCGACGGAACAAGCGTGGTCTGTGCCTAAAAGTATATCTGATAACATCAACTCGGAGTTTAATGAGGGAGCAGCCTCACTGTCTGCTGATGGTCGAACCTTAGTTTTTACTTCCTGTGATGGAAGAAGGGGCTTTGGTAGCTGTGATATCTACATATCTGAAAAGAAAGGAGATGAATGGAGCAGACCTAAGAATATAGGAGAGGCCATAAATTCCCCTGGCTGGGAAGCTCAACCTTCATTGTCTGCAGATGGTCGCACGATTTTGTTTGTGTCCAATAGGAGAGGAGGACATGGCGGAAAGGATATATGGATCTCAACCAAGAATAAGAAAGGAGAATGGCAGCCCGCTCTGAATATGGGCAAACGAATCAACTCCAATGGAGATGAGATAAGCCCTTTCATCCATGCCAACGGAGAAACGATATATTTCTCTTCTAATGGTCATGAAGGACTGGGAGGTTTAGACATATATATGAGCGAAATTGAGGAGGACTCCTTATGGCAATTTCCCATCAATCTAGGATACCCTTTGAACGATGAACATGATCAGGTCTCCTTATACATTGCTTCTGATAGTAAATCCGGGGTGTACACGATTGAGAAACAAACCAAACAGGGCTTTTTGAGTAAGTTGTATTCTTTTGATTTACCTGATTCTTTTCAAGTCTCCAATGAAAGTGCGTATCTAAAGGGAAGGGTGATAGATAGTGAGAGCAAGAAACCGTTATCCGCAGAGCTTCAGATTTTTCAGTTAAACAATGAAAACTATTACTCTCAATTAGAATCAGACCCCATCAACGGCTCCTATACCCTCGTGCTCACTGAAGGAAAGGAATATGGGATCTATGTGACCTGCGATGGGTACATGTTCAAGGATTTTTCTTTCACAATTGAGGAGATGAGAAGTTTTGATCGGAACCTACTTGATATTGAGTTAGACCCTATCAAAGTGGGAGTGACCAGTGAGTTAGGTAATATCTTTTTTGACCATGACAGCTATGAGCTGAAGAAGGAGTCCATGTCCGAGTTACGGGTGGTTTGGTACTTTCTTAAAAACAATCCTAAAGTCCAGATGGAGATTGCTGGTCATAGTGACTCACAAGGAAGTGAGGCTTACAATATGGAGCTGTCTACTAAAAGAGCAGAAACTGTACATGACTTTCTCATCTCACGGGGTATTCGTCCCCAACAGCTTTCCTTCCAGGGGTACGGTGAGACCCAACCCAAATACACTTCGGAGAACCTTGAAATTCAAGCGAAAAACAGGAGAATAGAGTTCGTCGTTAAGAAAATTATGGAATAACAACTCTTACGACAAAAACCCTTACTACCAAATTGTTGTTTTTTAGACGAGTGAAAATAGGTGTAGTAACAGAATTTTATTCCGTGCATAAATATGCGGCTGAAATAATATAACGTGAGCAAGATTAATCCTGCTAAAAAACAGTATGCGTAACGACTAATAATTGTTAGTTTAATTTATTATTAATAAATGAAAAAAATTATGTTTGATGATAGAAAACATACTTTAAACATTTTTTAACAATTAAATCATACAATATGAAGAGGATTCTACTTATATGTTTCATGTTGTTGTCTGCACTTGTTACTGAGTCGTGGGCACAAGATCGGACAGTTTCAGGAAAAGTGACCGATGATTCTGGAGAAGCTATTCCAGGAGCAAACGTCATTTTAAAGGGAACCAGAACTGGTACCACTTCCGATATTGACGGAAATTGGAAACTAAGTGTTCCATCAGAAGGAGGTGTGCTAGTCTTTACTTTT
This is a stretch of genomic DNA from Reichenbachiella ulvae. It encodes these proteins:
- a CDS encoding OmpA family protein, translating into MRYLFILLLFFVFGSSYAQYTSYHSEDKRALRDYEEARQLLKRAQFREAMEPMLDAVERDPDFIEVWLALGSASANLGWDSLSFEYFQKAIRIDPDYPKSKYAYHAIGQYFYEQAIYDSAELYLEHYIRTVPNDLVKEKSVKAIIKDCRFAQMAIANPFDYNIKELVAHANSFQLQYFPALSVDKQELYFTRRVGMNNYDDEDIYYCVYDSTEQAWSVPKSISDNINSEFNEGAASLSADGRTLVFTSCDGRRGFGSCDIYISEKKGDEWSRPKNIGEAINSPGWEAQPSLSADGRTILFVSNRRGGHGGKDIWISTKNKKGEWQPALNMGKRINSNGDEISPFIHANGETIYFSSNGHEGLGGLDIYMSEIEEDSLWQFPINLGYPLNDEHDQVSLYIASDSKSGVYTIEKQTKQGFLSKLYSFDLPDSFQVSNESAYLKGRVIDSESKKPLSAELQIFQLNNENYYSQLESDPINGSYTLVLTEGKEYGIYVTCDGYMFKDFSFTIEEMRSFDRNLLDIELDPIKVGVTSELGNIFFDHDSYELKKESMSELRVVWYFLKNNPKVQMEIAGHSDSQGSEAYNMELSTKRAETVHDFLISRGIRPQQLSFQGYGETQPKYTSENLEIQAKNRRIEFVVKKIME